The proteins below are encoded in one region of Pseudonocardia sp. DSM 110487:
- a CDS encoding xanthine dehydrogenase family protein molybdopterin-binding subunit, which produces MALRRGRGYAAVNYPTGMNLGGDPSQALVHATTTGAFVVTLSSVDLGQGLRTVVAQCAAEILGIPFESVIVDTADTDTGPHCMGTFASRGTHRVGNAVIMAAREAREVMLQVAADMMEVDAADLETDGTGHVAVRGAPSKRIHISDVAGAAHFTQGRSISGRGMFLKERSFPDPETGAMDPDSCQAHACTVADVEVDDETGVVEVLSLHNTYEIGRALNPALVNQQVEGGAWMGVSHALFESTEPYYPHSREHGPIDYSQYLMPGPADTPAQTSVVLERPADNGPFGAKGIGEMTANAPIPAIANAIFDAVGVRLTTMPFTPERVLRGLDELAHRGAGR; this is translated from the coding sequence ATGGCACTCCGTCGCGGCCGGGGCTACGCCGCGGTCAACTACCCGACCGGGATGAACCTGGGTGGCGACCCGTCCCAGGCACTGGTGCACGCCACCACGACGGGGGCGTTCGTCGTCACGCTCTCGTCGGTGGATCTCGGGCAGGGTCTGCGGACCGTGGTGGCCCAGTGCGCGGCCGAGATCCTCGGCATCCCGTTCGAGTCGGTGATCGTCGACACCGCGGACACCGACACCGGGCCGCACTGCATGGGGACCTTCGCCAGCCGCGGCACCCACCGCGTGGGCAACGCGGTGATCATGGCGGCCCGCGAGGCGCGGGAGGTGATGCTGCAGGTCGCCGCCGACATGATGGAGGTGGACGCGGCCGACCTCGAGACCGACGGCACCGGCCACGTCGCGGTCAGGGGAGCGCCGTCGAAGCGCATCCACATCAGCGACGTCGCGGGCGCGGCGCACTTCACGCAGGGGAGGAGCATCTCCGGTCGCGGGATGTTCCTCAAGGAACGCAGCTTCCCGGACCCCGAGACCGGAGCGATGGATCCCGACTCCTGCCAGGCGCACGCGTGCACCGTGGCCGACGTGGAGGTCGACGACGAGACCGGCGTCGTCGAGGTGCTGAGCCTGCACAACACCTACGAGATCGGCCGCGCGCTCAACCCGGCGCTGGTGAACCAGCAGGTGGAGGGCGGGGCCTGGATGGGCGTCTCGCACGCGCTGTTCGAGTCGACCGAGCCGTACTACCCGCACTCCCGCGAGCACGGGCCGATCGACTACAGCCAGTACCTGATGCCGGGGCCAGCGGACACCCCGGCGCAGACGAGCGTGGTGCTGGAGCGACCGGCGGACAACGGCCCCTTCGGTGCCAAGGGCATCGGTGAGATGACCGCGAACGCCCCGATCCCGGCCATCGCCAACGCCATCTTCGACGCCGTGGGCGTCCGGTTGACCACGATGCCGTTCACCCCCGAGCGGGTCCTGCGCGGCCTGGACGAGCTCGCACATCGGGGCGCGGGCCGATGA
- a CDS encoding xanthine dehydrogenase family protein molybdopterin-binding subunit, translating into MVRVNPIDHDYFPHERRGSFSVIGSTVQRADAHGHVTGRTQFFEDTAPRGLLHLKVHRSTRHHARIDRVDVTAARQVPGVVAVLTHEDVPNNWYTVLRLIGIEPNDEPVLAEDRVLYRGEPIVAVVAETEEAAWDAAGRVVVDYTDLPAVLDVEEALAPGAPVIKQSGTNYFVYEGHHSRRVRFGDVEAGFAAADHVFSWTYGSAPIEHAPTETTGCIVVPQGDGRLRIHSNTQAAFFTLDNTALIIDRPFADLQVVGGTVGGGFGGKVDVMVEPLACIAASVANRPVQYSYSREEEMQVSSPRAAERIVITDGVLDDGSIIARKIVLYVDAGAYSRHSPYGTTKAAAHFPGPYTIPNVHIDAHCVYTNRTPSSAMRGFGVTIGDFALESQMDRIARELGMDPLELRLKNAYRDGDVKAHRKVASGTGLIEVIQRAADLVGHELAAEYRRLTSTTPRED; encoded by the coding sequence ATGGTCCGCGTCAACCCGATCGACCACGACTACTTCCCGCACGAGCGACGCGGCTCCTTCAGCGTCATCGGCTCCACCGTCCAGCGCGCGGACGCGCACGGTCACGTCACCGGGCGCACGCAGTTCTTCGAGGACACCGCGCCGCGTGGGCTGCTCCACCTCAAGGTGCACCGGTCCACCCGCCACCACGCCCGGATCGACCGGGTGGACGTCACCGCGGCCCGGCAGGTGCCGGGGGTCGTCGCCGTCCTCACCCACGAGGACGTGCCGAACAACTGGTACACCGTGCTGCGGCTGATCGGGATCGAGCCGAACGACGAGCCGGTGCTGGCCGAGGACCGGGTGCTCTACCGGGGAGAGCCGATCGTCGCCGTCGTCGCCGAGACCGAGGAGGCCGCATGGGATGCAGCTGGCCGGGTGGTCGTCGACTACACCGACCTCCCCGCCGTGCTCGACGTGGAGGAAGCGCTCGCCCCCGGCGCCCCGGTGATCAAGCAGTCGGGCACCAACTACTTCGTCTACGAAGGCCACCACTCCCGCCGGGTCCGGTTCGGCGACGTCGAGGCCGGGTTCGCCGCCGCCGACCACGTCTTCTCCTGGACGTACGGCTCCGCCCCGATCGAGCACGCCCCCACGGAGACGACGGGCTGCATCGTCGTCCCGCAGGGCGACGGGAGGCTGCGCATCCACAGCAACACGCAGGCGGCCTTCTTCACCCTCGACAACACCGCGCTGATCATCGATCGCCCGTTCGCCGACCTGCAGGTCGTCGGCGGCACCGTCGGCGGCGGGTTCGGAGGGAAGGTCGACGTGATGGTCGAGCCGCTGGCCTGCATCGCCGCGTCGGTCGCCAACCGGCCGGTCCAGTACAGCTACAGCCGCGAGGAGGAGATGCAGGTCTCCTCGCCCCGCGCCGCGGAGCGGATCGTCATCACCGACGGGGTGCTGGACGACGGCAGCATCATCGCCCGCAAGATCGTCCTGTACGTCGACGCGGGTGCGTACTCCCGGCACAGCCCCTACGGCACCACCAAGGCCGCCGCCCACTTCCCGGGGCCCTACACGATCCCCAACGTCCACATCGACGCCCACTGCGTGTACACCAACCGGACGCCGTCCAGCGCGATGCGCGGGTTCGGCGTCACGATCGGGGACTTCGCGCTGGAGTCGCAGATGGACCGGATCGCGCGCGAGCTCGGCATGGACCCGCTGGAGCTGCGGCTGAAGAACGCCTACCGCGACGGCGACGTCAAGGCCCACCGCAAGGTCGCGTCGGGTACCGGTCTCATCGAGGTCATCCAGCGGGCCGCCGACCTCGTCGGTCACGAGCTGGCAGCGGAGTACCGCCGGTTGACGTCGACCACACCCAGGGAGGACTGA
- a CDS encoding (2Fe-2S)-binding protein, giving the protein MPSQIVTLTVNGSPRELIARPSTTLLRALRENLGLTGTKRGCSQGACGTCTVLLDGEPVVSCLVPVVTVDGAEVTTVEGLAGADGGLSPLQQAFLDNFAQQCGFCTPGMLMSSCALLRRTPTPTRDEVCEGLSGNVCRCTGYEPIVAAVLDAADRTREVATQPSAEVGS; this is encoded by the coding sequence GTGCCATCCCAGATCGTCACCCTCACGGTCAACGGCTCGCCACGGGAGCTGATCGCCCGTCCGTCCACCACGCTGCTCCGTGCCCTGCGGGAGAACCTCGGCCTGACCGGCACCAAGCGCGGATGTTCGCAAGGCGCCTGCGGCACCTGCACCGTGCTCCTCGACGGCGAACCCGTCGTGTCGTGCCTCGTCCCCGTCGTGACGGTGGACGGCGCCGAGGTCACCACCGTCGAGGGCCTCGCCGGCGCCGACGGCGGGCTCAGCCCGTTGCAGCAGGCGTTCCTCGACAACTTCGCCCAGCAGTGCGGCTTCTGCACCCCCGGCATGCTGATGTCCTCGTGCGCGCTCCTGCGCCGCACCCCGACGCCCACGCGCGACGAGGTCTGCGAGGGGCTCTCGGGCAACGTCTGTCGCTGCACCGGCTACGAGCCGATCGTGGCCGCCGTCCTGGATGCCGCCGACCGCACCCGCGAAGTAGCGACGCAACCCAGCGCGGAGGTCGGCAGCTGA
- a CDS encoding xanthine dehydrogenase family protein subunit M, whose amino-acid sequence MLVPESLGAAQAALADGARPLAGGTYLMPRLNDRATPPTRLVSLRRAGLDGIAVSDGAVSIGATTTFARIEDDARLAVLHPCVRSIAARPVRSLATVAGNLFVRQPYGDLAVALLALDAVVEIQGAAGPRTLPLERMLPIGVAENELVTGVRFDIPVAFRYHKAGRRRFNSASIVTVAAALTMADGVVRDVRIALGGLAPRPLRCEPAERALVGRPLDEASVRAAAAEADPLIEPFDDAYASAWYRRRVFPVHLRRALLGH is encoded by the coding sequence ATGTTGGTACCGGAGAGCCTCGGCGCGGCGCAGGCCGCACTGGCGGACGGGGCACGTCCCCTCGCCGGCGGCACGTACCTGATGCCCCGGCTGAACGACCGCGCCACACCGCCGACGCGCCTGGTCAGCCTGCGTCGCGCCGGCCTCGACGGGATCGCGGTGAGCGACGGTGCGGTGAGCATCGGAGCCACGACCACGTTCGCGCGGATCGAGGACGACGCGCGCCTCGCCGTCCTGCACCCGTGCGTGCGCTCCATCGCGGCCCGCCCGGTGCGGAGCCTGGCCACGGTGGCCGGAAACCTCTTTGTTCGCCAGCCCTACGGGGATCTGGCGGTGGCCCTGCTCGCTCTCGACGCCGTCGTCGAGATCCAGGGAGCCGCGGGGCCGCGCACCCTGCCCCTCGAACGCATGCTCCCGATCGGCGTGGCGGAGAACGAGCTGGTCACGGGCGTCCGGTTCGACATCCCGGTGGCCTTCCGCTACCACAAGGCCGGCCGGCGGCGGTTCAACTCCGCCAGCATCGTCACCGTCGCGGCAGCGCTCACCATGGCTGACGGCGTGGTGCGTGACGTGCGCATCGCGCTCGGCGGGCTCGCGCCGCGGCCGCTGAGGTGCGAGCCGGCCGAACGGGCGCTCGTCGGCCGCCCACTCGACGAGGCGAGCGTGCGCGCCGCCGCCGCCGAGGCGGACCCGCTGATCGAGCCCTTCGACGACGCCTACGCCTCTGCCTGGTACCGCCGTCGCGTCTTCCCCGTCCACCTGCGCCGGGCGCTGCTCGGCCACTGA
- a CDS encoding GntR family transcriptional regulator yields MTDHERRPAAPRVSRPTFSSLIRDGLLERITSGEYAAGERLVETRIATEFGTSQAPVREALRDLEALGLIESRPRMGSTVVPFAEQTLREAYVVRAALEEAATRLCMLRGAVPRSVMEKAVAEMRRSAETGDVALMGTSSSTFHRLVVEASENRLLIRAWEALQIEARTSIALMVLEPDLATVAEDHQQLLQDMVDGDVERACRHAREHQLAYAQLPHRPNR; encoded by the coding sequence ATGACGGACCACGAGAGGCGGCCCGCCGCTCCACGGGTGTCCCGCCCGACGTTCAGCAGCCTGATCCGGGACGGGCTGCTCGAGCGCATCACGTCCGGCGAATACGCGGCCGGCGAACGGCTGGTGGAGACGAGGATCGCGACCGAGTTCGGGACGAGCCAGGCGCCCGTTCGCGAGGCATTGCGCGACCTCGAGGCTCTCGGGCTCATCGAGAGCCGCCCGAGGATGGGCAGCACCGTGGTCCCGTTCGCCGAGCAGACCCTCCGCGAGGCCTACGTGGTCCGGGCCGCTCTGGAGGAGGCGGCCACCCGGCTGTGCATGCTGCGCGGCGCCGTCCCCCGCTCCGTGATGGAGAAGGCCGTCGCGGAGATGCGCCGGAGCGCGGAGACCGGAGACGTCGCGCTCATGGGCACCTCGAGCAGCACCTTCCACCGGCTGGTCGTCGAAGCGAGCGAGAACCGCCTGCTCATCCGGGCCTGGGAGGCGCTGCAGATCGAGGCCCGGACGTCCATCGCCCTGATGGTTCTCGAACCCGATCTCGCCACTGTGGCCGAAGACCACCAGCAGCTGCTGCAGGACATGGTCGACGGCGACGTCGAACGCGCTTGCCGGCACGCCCGCGAGCACCAGCTGGCCTACGCGCAGCTCCCCCACCGCCCCAACCGGTAG
- a CDS encoding DUF6069 family protein — MSATVTAPTATTSSVPTVGALLRDGAGATVLAAVATAAVAAAGQAVGFSLDVAGQAIPVSGFATLTVIFSVIGLLIAVGLRRFARRPRTTWIRTTVALTVLSLVPDVLADAATSTKVLLMVTHLVAAAIVIPAVARRLRA, encoded by the coding sequence ATGTCCGCCACCGTCACCGCCCCCACCGCCACCACCTCGTCCGTCCCCACGGTCGGAGCGCTCCTGCGCGACGGGGCCGGCGCCACCGTCCTCGCCGCGGTCGCCACCGCGGCCGTCGCCGCCGCCGGTCAGGCGGTCGGGTTCAGCCTCGACGTCGCAGGCCAGGCGATCCCGGTGTCCGGGTTCGCGACCCTCACCGTCATCTTCTCGGTCATCGGCCTGCTCATCGCCGTGGGCCTGCGCCGGTTCGCCCGGCGCCCGCGCACCACGTGGATCCGCACGACCGTGGCCCTCACCGTGCTCTCCCTGGTGCCGGACGTGCTCGCCGACGCCGCCACCAGCACCAAGGTCCTCCTGATGGTGACGCACCTGGTGGCCGCCGCGATCGTGATCCCGGCAGTGGCTCGCCGGCTGCGCGCCTGA
- a CDS encoding YrhA family protein, whose product MPPIDEPVQPGADEAAIAAVGERLRSLFGATLPDAYADLLRREDGVDVDGLVLYGSWQSPDDRGPGGFWQGLVAANTLWREVPGREDYLVLGDSDLYLLTVDLDGHAPVLRDRVTAEPVESFPDVATAIELLLAARRR is encoded by the coding sequence GTGCCGCCGATCGATGAGCCGGTGCAGCCCGGCGCCGACGAGGCCGCGATCGCGGCGGTCGGGGAGCGGTTGCGGTCGCTGTTCGGGGCGACGCTGCCGGACGCGTACGCCGACCTGCTGCGCCGCGAGGACGGTGTCGACGTGGACGGGCTGGTCCTCTACGGCAGCTGGCAAAGCCCGGACGACCGCGGACCGGGCGGGTTCTGGCAGGGTCTCGTCGCGGCCAACACGCTGTGGCGCGAGGTGCCGGGTCGGGAGGACTACCTCGTGTTGGGCGACAGCGACCTGTACCTGCTGACCGTCGACCTCGACGGCCACGCGCCCGTGCTGCGGGACAGGGTGACCGCCGAGCCGGTCGAGAGCTTCCCCGACGTCGCGACGGCGATCGAGCTCTTGCTCGCGGCCCGGCGCCGCTAG